The Antechinus flavipes isolate AdamAnt ecotype Samford, QLD, Australia chromosome 5, AdamAnt_v2, whole genome shotgun sequence DNA segment AGATCTTCCTTGTGCCCCAGGAAGCTTATTGTTGGGTAGACTTAATCACTGTATAAAACCACATGAGCCTTGGTAGTCCATCACTGTATTCTCCCTGTACTCAAACTTCCAGCTAAAGAGAAAACTGAATTCGAATATTTCCTCATTTCCCCCCTGACTTCACCACTTAGGGACTTCTCTGACTGATCTATCCACCATATCCTCATGCAAAgtatctttcttccctctcccactttttagcttgtgtgtatgtgtgtgtgtgtgtgtgtgtgtgtgtatgtgtgtgtgtgttttgactTCCTAatagattttaatttcttatggGGCAGGGAtaagctttcttttttcatatttttctaaattaatgcCCAGTACCTAATATGCatgtaataaatgcatattgactaTTAAAAAGGCATCtggaaaattttttataataaatttcttaTAGATAGCTGGttgtcaataaacattcattaattttCATAGAAGTGAAGGGATGAGGTGATTGAAAGTGAAATCTTGAATATTGGATGTAGTGGGGAGGAAAACACCTCAATTATTGAGGATGTCtagataggagagaaaaaaagttgtGAAAGAACCTGTGGGTAAAGGGACATtagttagaaataaaaattaggtCATAGGAGTCAGAACAAAGAGTTCAAAGCTATTCAAGTTTTATTTTACTAATATTGCTTCTAAAAGTACATTTCCTCTTATAATTTTGAAATCAATACAATCTTTTTCAATGCATCTCTAAAAGCTTTAATCACTTGTTCATTCCTCAGGGTATAAATAAAAGGGTTCATTACAGGTGCAACTGAGGTTGCAAGTACTAACACTACTTTATTCAAAGCCACTCCTTCTCTTTCAGAAGGTTTGATATAGATGAAGATGCAGCTTCCATAAGTCATGGAGACAACAATCATGTGGGAGGAACAAGTGGAAAAggcttttttcctttgcttagcTGAAGGGAATCTCAGAATAGTCCTAATGATATATGCATAAGATAGAACCACTAACACTAAGGGGATGATGAGTGTGAACACAGCAAGGGCTAAAACCATTCTTTCTATGAACTGTGTATCAGAGCATGAGATCTCCAGCAATGGTGATATATCACAGACAAAATGGTCAATGATATTGGAGTCACAGAATTCTAGTTTAAGACCAAAACTAACTATTGGAATGATAATCATCAACCCAGACACCCAACAACTCAGGATGAGCTGATTACAGACTGTGTTGTTTATGATGGCTGCATAGTGCAGGGGTTTGCAGATAGCCACATAGCGGTCATAAGACATGGCAGCCAAGAGAAAAAACTCTGAGGCCCCAAAGAGAATTCCAAAAAATAATTGAGTGAAACATCCATTATAGGTCACAGTATAGTCTCCAGTTGACATGTTATACAGGAATCTGGGAATACAGGCAGTTGTGAATGATAATTCTAAGAAAGAAAAGTTCctgaggaaaaaatacattggGGTTTTAAGGTG contains these protein-coding regions:
- the LOC127564089 gene encoding olfactory receptor 6C2-like → MRNYSGITLFILRGLTDDPQLKILLLIFLFLSYILSVTGNLTIITLTLMDQHLKTPMYFFLRNFSFLELSFTTACIPRFLYNMSTGDYTVTYNGCFTQLFFGILFGASEFFLLAAMSYDRYVAICKPLHYAAIINNTVCNQLILSCWVSGLMIIIPIVSFGLKLEFCDSNIIDHFVCDISPLLEISCSDTQFIERMVLALAVFTLIIPLVLVVLSYAYIIRTILRFPSAKQRKKAFSTCSSHMIVVSMTYGSCIFIYIKPSEREGVALNKVVLVLATSVAPVMNPFIYTLRNEQVIKAFRDALKKIVLISKL